One genomic segment of Bradyrhizobium prioriisuperbiae includes these proteins:
- a CDS encoding porin family protein, with protein sequence MARENSMNNSKMMSALILAVALAAGTAHAADLPYRKATPVYAPIMPPAFSWTGFYAGASVGGGFSGADAFNSYLGTSGGKADGVVGGIQVGYNYQVSPMFVVGIENDFMASGLKTRHDGGNEVSLPFYGTGRARAGVALMDSRLLVYGTGGMAFGQVKDAGVDKMRLGWTAGGGVEWAFQQNWSAKLEYLYTDLSRDFKKDDGLPVREQKFQTVTVGLNYHF encoded by the coding sequence ATGGCCCGCGAAAATTCGATGAACAACAGCAAGATGATGTCCGCTTTGATCCTGGCCGTAGCCCTCGCAGCCGGCACCGCGCATGCGGCGGATCTTCCGTACCGCAAGGCCACGCCGGTCTATGCGCCGATAATGCCGCCGGCGTTTTCCTGGACCGGCTTCTATGCCGGCGCCAGTGTGGGTGGCGGTTTCAGCGGCGCTGATGCCTTCAACAGCTATCTGGGAACGAGCGGCGGCAAGGCCGACGGTGTCGTGGGCGGCATTCAGGTCGGCTACAATTATCAGGTGTCGCCGATGTTCGTTGTCGGCATCGAAAACGATTTCATGGCTTCGGGACTCAAGACACGCCACGACGGCGGCAACGAAGTGAGCCTACCGTTCTACGGCACCGGCCGCGCACGCGCGGGCGTCGCGCTGATGGATTCACGCCTGCTGGTCTACGGCACCGGCGGCATGGCCTTCGGCCAGGTCAAGGATGCGGGGGTCGACAAGATGCGACTGGGCTGGACCGCCGGCGGCGGCGTCGAATGGGCGTTTCAACAGAACTGGTCCGCCAAGCTCGAATATCTCTACACGGATCTTTCCAGGGACTTCAAAAAGGATGACGGCCTGCCCGTCCGGGAGCAAAAATTCCAGACGGTCACCGTCGGCCTGAACTATCATTTCTGA
- a CDS encoding GntR family transcriptional regulator, with amino-acid sequence MSIEKISKAQPTMADADIAIMRIAPETSFKTKAYDALKEAILKMDIYATPEPVMLDERALSERLGVSRTPIREAIAMLEQDGFVKTVPRRGIVVVRKSKSEVVDMIRAWAALESMAARLITTTARKKDISALRGFFKDFGNDRLPQDHIEEYSKANIAFHQALLALSESQVLVDMTNDILLHVRGHRQLTIGRQERIAGSLGEHMGIITALEERDTELAEKLARDHTLGLAAYVEAHGHEIFT; translated from the coding sequence ATGTCCATCGAGAAAATCAGCAAGGCGCAGCCGACCATGGCAGACGCAGATATCGCGATCATGCGGATCGCTCCTGAGACGAGCTTCAAGACCAAGGCCTACGACGCCTTGAAGGAAGCGATTCTCAAGATGGATATCTATGCCACGCCGGAACCGGTGATGCTCGACGAGCGCGCCCTGTCGGAGCGCCTCGGCGTCAGCCGCACGCCGATCCGCGAAGCCATCGCCATGCTGGAGCAGGACGGCTTCGTCAAAACCGTTCCCCGCCGCGGCATCGTGGTGGTGCGCAAGAGCAAGTCCGAAGTGGTCGACATGATCCGCGCCTGGGCGGCGCTGGAAAGCATGGCCGCGCGTCTCATCACCACCACCGCGCGCAAGAAGGACATTTCGGCGCTGCGCGGCTTCTTCAAGGATTTCGGCAACGATCGCCTGCCGCAGGATCACATCGAGGAATATTCCAAGGCCAACATCGCGTTCCACCAGGCGCTGCTGGCGCTGAGCGAATCCCAGGTGCTGGTCGACATGACCAATGACATCCTGCTGCACGTGCGCGGCCATCGCCAGCTGACCATCGGCCGGCAGGAACGCATCGCCGGCTCGCTCGGCGAGCACATGGGCATCATTACAGCGCTCGAGGAGCGCGACACCGAACTCGCAGAGAAGCTCGCGCGTGACCACACGCTGGGCCTCGCCGCTTATGTCGAAGCCCACGGGCATGAGATTTTTACTTAG
- the oxc gene encoding oxalyl-CoA decarboxylase translates to MLNTVAKSEAETEQELTDGFHLIIDALKLNGLTTIYGVPGIPITDFGRMAQAEGIRVISFRHEQNAGNAAAIAGYLTKQPGICLTVSAPGFLNGLTALANATTNCFPMILISGSSEREIVDLQQGDYEEMDQLAIAKPLCKAAFRVLHAADIGIGVARAIRAAVSGRPGGVYLDLPAKLFGQVMDAQAGAKSLVKVIDAAPAQIPAPDAVKRALDVLKSAKRPLIILGKGAAYAQADDAVRTLIEKSGIPFLPMSMAKGLLPDTHPQCAGAARSTVLKESDVVMLIGARLNWLLSHGKGKTWGKPGSQKFIQIDIEPKEMDSNIEIAAPLVGDIGSCVEALIAGMDSKWPAAPADWVSAVKTKKEDNIAKMAPKLMSNAFPMDYHGALGALRTIIKERPDAILVNEGANTLDLARGVIDMYQPRKRLDVGTWGVMGIGMGFAVAAAIETGKPVLAVEGDSAFGFSGMEIETICRYNLPVCVVVFNNNGIYRGTDVNPSGGSDVAPTVFVKDARYDIMMQAFGGVGVNATTPDELKRAVNEAMDSGKPTLINAVIDPTAGSESGRIGNLNPQSVLKKK, encoded by the coding sequence ATGTTGAACACCGTTGCCAAGAGTGAAGCCGAAACTGAACAGGAACTGACGGACGGCTTTCATCTCATCATCGATGCACTCAAGCTCAACGGTCTCACGACGATCTACGGCGTTCCCGGCATTCCGATCACGGACTTCGGCCGCATGGCGCAGGCCGAAGGCATTCGCGTCATTTCGTTCCGTCATGAGCAGAACGCCGGCAACGCCGCCGCCATCGCCGGCTACCTGACCAAGCAGCCCGGCATCTGTCTGACGGTGTCGGCGCCCGGCTTCCTCAACGGCCTCACTGCGCTGGCCAATGCCACCACCAACTGCTTCCCGATGATCCTGATCTCGGGCTCGTCGGAACGCGAGATCGTCGACCTGCAGCAGGGCGACTATGAAGAGATGGACCAACTCGCGATCGCCAAACCGCTGTGCAAGGCGGCGTTCCGCGTGCTGCACGCCGCCGACATCGGCATCGGCGTCGCGCGCGCGATCCGCGCCGCCGTCTCCGGCCGTCCGGGCGGCGTCTATCTCGATCTGCCGGCAAAACTGTTCGGCCAGGTGATGGATGCCCAGGCCGGCGCCAAGTCGCTGGTCAAGGTGATCGATGCGGCCCCTGCGCAGATTCCGGCGCCGGATGCGGTCAAGCGTGCGCTTGATGTGCTGAAGAGCGCCAAGCGTCCCCTGATCATCCTCGGCAAGGGCGCGGCTTATGCGCAAGCCGATGACGCCGTCCGCACGCTGATCGAAAAGAGCGGCATTCCGTTCCTGCCGATGAGCATGGCCAAGGGCCTGCTCCCCGACACCCATCCGCAGTGCGCCGGTGCCGCCCGCTCCACCGTGCTGAAAGAATCCGATGTCGTGATGCTGATCGGCGCCCGCCTCAACTGGCTGCTGTCGCACGGCAAAGGCAAGACCTGGGGCAAGCCCGGCTCGCAGAAGTTCATCCAGATCGACATCGAGCCGAAGGAGATGGACAGCAATATCGAGATCGCCGCGCCTCTGGTTGGTGACATCGGTTCCTGCGTTGAGGCCCTGATTGCCGGCATGGACAGCAAGTGGCCCGCCGCCCCCGCCGACTGGGTCAGCGCCGTCAAGACCAAGAAAGAAGACAACATCGCCAAGATGGCGCCGAAGCTGATGAGCAACGCGTTCCCGATGGATTACCACGGCGCACTCGGCGCGCTGCGCACCATCATCAAGGAACGGCCGGACGCCATCCTGGTCAACGAAGGCGCCAATACGCTGGATCTCGCCCGCGGTGTCATCGACATGTATCAGCCGCGCAAGCGGCTGGATGTCGGCACCTGGGGCGTAATGGGCATCGGCATGGGCTTTGCGGTCGCCGCCGCCATCGAGACCGGCAAGCCGGTGCTCGCGGTCGAAGGCGACAGCGCGTTCGGCTTCTCCGGCATGGAGATCGAGACCATCTGCCGCTACAACCTGCCGGTCTGCGTTGTCGTGTTCAACAACAACGGCATCTATCGCGGCACCGACGTCAATCCGAGCGGCGGCTCCGACGTCGCACCCACCGTGTTCGTCAAGGACGCGCGTTACGACATCATGATGCAAGCCTTCGGCGGTGTCGGCGTCAACGCCACCACGCCGGACGAACTCAAGCGCGCGGTCAACGAAGCCATGGATTCCGGCAAGCCGACGCTGATCAACGCGGTGATCGACCCGACCGCCGGCAGCGAGAGCGGCCGCATCGGCAACCTCAATCCGCAGAGCGTGCTCAAGAAGAAATAG
- a CDS encoding NAD(P)/FAD-dependent oxidoreductase: MRHTDIVIVGGGLAGSTAAAVLGRAGISTILIDPHQVHSPELRCEKISGRPQLDRFFRTGIAEAVLPATTLDGENWIARFGFLIDKKPSQQYGIMYDALVNAVRAAIPSGVETIHAKATSIATSAERQTVTLSNGEEISARLVVMANGLNVGLREKLGIQRHVISPCHSISIGFDIAPVGRAAFAFPAMTYFSERTVHRTAYLTLFPIGDRMRGNLFVYRAADDPWLRQMRRTPEQALDACLPKLRRLIGDYTINGDIKIRPADLYVSSGYRQAGVVLIGDAFASPCPGSGTGTDKVFTDVERLCRVHIPNWLATSGMSADKIATFYDDPVKTTCDIRATAKAFTLRSVTIDDGLVWQARRWARFLGRLGEGIVRRTRDRLSPRRVTGDIMRSVATATTRVHPENL, encoded by the coding sequence GTGCGGCACACGGACATCGTCATCGTCGGAGGAGGCCTCGCCGGATCGACCGCGGCGGCCGTGCTGGGACGTGCCGGCATCTCCACCATCCTGATCGACCCGCATCAGGTGCATTCACCCGAACTGCGCTGCGAAAAAATCAGCGGACGGCCGCAGCTCGATCGGTTTTTCCGGACCGGGATTGCTGAAGCTGTGCTGCCGGCGACCACCCTCGATGGCGAAAACTGGATCGCCCGTTTCGGTTTCCTGATCGACAAGAAACCCAGCCAGCAATACGGCATCATGTACGATGCGCTGGTCAACGCGGTGCGCGCGGCGATTCCGTCCGGCGTCGAGACCATCCACGCCAAGGCGACATCGATCGCGACCAGCGCGGAGCGGCAGACGGTCACCCTGTCCAATGGCGAAGAGATCTCCGCGCGCCTTGTGGTGATGGCCAACGGATTGAATGTCGGCCTGCGCGAGAAGCTCGGCATCCAGCGCCACGTCATCAGCCCCTGCCATTCGATCTCGATCGGCTTCGACATCGCCCCCGTCGGCCGCGCTGCCTTCGCCTTCCCGGCGATGACCTATTTCTCCGAACGCACGGTTCACCGCACCGCCTATCTAACGCTGTTTCCGATCGGCGATCGCATGCGCGGCAACCTGTTCGTCTACCGGGCCGCCGACGATCCGTGGCTGCGCCAGATGCGCCGCACACCGGAGCAGGCGCTGGACGCCTGCTTGCCGAAACTGCGCCGCCTGATCGGCGACTACACAATCAACGGCGACATCAAGATCCGGCCCGCGGACCTCTATGTCAGCTCGGGCTATCGCCAGGCCGGCGTCGTCTTGATCGGCGACGCCTTTGCCTCGCCCTGCCCAGGCAGCGGCACCGGCACGGACAAGGTGTTCACCGATGTCGAGCGTCTCTGCCGCGTGCACATTCCGAACTGGCTGGCGACATCAGGCATGAGCGCCGACAAGATCGCGACGTTCTACGACGATCCCGTCAAGACCACCTGCGATATCCGCGCCACCGCCAAGGCCTTCACACTGCGTTCGGTGACCATCGACGATGGGCTTGTCTGGCAGGCGCGACGCTGGGCGCGCTTTCTCGGCCGACTCGGTGAAGGCATCGTGCGGCGAACACGCGATCGGCTAAGCCCACGCCGGGTGACCGGCGACATCATGCGCAGTGTCGCGACCGCCACTACGCGCGTTCATCCGGAAAATCTTTAA
- the frc gene encoding formyl-CoA transferase: MTQALKGVKILDFTHVQSGPTCTQLLAWFGADVIKVERPGVGDITRGQLRDVPKVDSLYFTMLNHNKRSITLDTKNAKGKEVLTALMKTCDVLVENFGPGVLDRMGFPWETIQKINPKLIVASIKGFGPGPYEDCKVYENVAQCTGGSASTTGFRDGPPLVTGAQIGDSGTGLHLALGIVTALYQRTVTGKGQKVTAAMQDGVLNLARVKLRDQQRLDHGPLTEYSQYGEGIPFGDAVPRAGNDSGGGQPGRIVKCKGWETDPNAYLYFITQAPVWEKICDVIGEPGWKTHPDYAKPAARLPRLNEIFARIEQWTTTKTKFEAMEILNKDDIPCGPILSMKELIEDQSLRATGTIVEVDHPERGKYMSVGNPIKLSDSPTVVTRSPLLGEHTDEILKQVLGYTDHQVAEIHDSGAVDPPQKVAAE; encoded by the coding sequence ATGACCCAAGCGCTCAAGGGCGTAAAAATTCTGGATTTCACCCATGTGCAGTCGGGCCCGACCTGCACGCAGCTGCTGGCCTGGTTCGGCGCCGACGTCATCAAGGTGGAGCGCCCCGGCGTTGGCGACATCACCCGCGGCCAGCTGCGCGACGTGCCCAAGGTGGACAGCCTGTATTTCACCATGCTCAACCACAACAAGCGTTCGATCACGCTGGACACCAAGAACGCCAAGGGCAAGGAAGTGCTGACCGCCCTGATGAAGACCTGCGACGTGCTGGTGGAAAACTTCGGCCCCGGCGTGCTCGACCGCATGGGCTTCCCCTGGGAAACCATCCAGAAGATCAACCCGAAGCTGATCGTCGCCTCGATCAAGGGCTTCGGTCCCGGCCCGTACGAAGACTGCAAGGTCTATGAGAACGTCGCCCAGTGCACCGGCGGCTCCGCCTCCACCACCGGCTTCCGCGACGGTCCGCCGCTGGTGACTGGCGCGCAGATCGGCGACAGCGGCACCGGCTTGCATCTCGCGCTCGGCATCGTCACCGCGCTCTATCAGCGCACCGTCACCGGCAAGGGCCAGAAGGTCACCGCCGCGATGCAGGACGGCGTGCTCAACCTCGCCCGCGTCAAGCTGCGCGACCAGCAGCGCCTCGATCATGGCCCGCTGACCGAATACAGCCAGTACGGCGAAGGCATTCCGTTCGGCGACGCAGTGCCGCGCGCCGGCAATGACTCCGGCGGCGGCCAGCCGGGCCGTATCGTCAAGTGCAAGGGCTGGGAGACCGATCCGAACGCCTATCTCTACTTCATCACCCAGGCGCCGGTGTGGGAGAAGATCTGCGACGTCATCGGTGAACCCGGCTGGAAGACCCATCCGGATTACGCCAAGCCGGCAGCCCGCCTGCCCCGCCTCAACGAGATCTTCGCCCGCATCGAACAGTGGACCACCACCAAGACCAAGTTCGAGGCGATGGAAATCCTCAACAAGGACGACATTCCCTGCGGCCCGATCCTGTCGATGAAGGAACTGATCGAGGATCAGTCACTGCGCGCCACCGGCACCATTGTCGAGGTCGATCACCCCGAGCGCGGCAAGTACATGTCGGTCGGCAACCCGATCAAGCTGTCGGACTCGCCGACCGTGGTGACGCGCTCGCCGCTGCTCGGCGAACATACCGACGAGATCCTGAAGCAGGTGCTCGGCTACACCGATCACCAGGTGGCCGAGATCCACGACTCCGGCGCGGTCGACCCGCCGCAGAAGGTGGCGGCGGAGTAA
- a CDS encoding OB-fold-containig protein, protein MGILEHLLAPDVRPFAIAAVMIVFVGGVEVISMLIGFSISESIGSAFNFDGHFNGHGDHGLLNAISWINAGGVPLLIFVLLVLGMFSIAGFLIQDIARALGGPLPTIVAAPAALVVALPFVRASSRLVAKIIPRDESYAVDLGDLVGRVGEVVIGPLDQGLPGRVRVKDIYGNLHFVAASAAPASPPLPQGASVLLVDRDDTRFVAVAVPDDLKSPAKSPASSRSISQSH, encoded by the coding sequence ATGGGCATTCTCGAGCACCTTCTGGCCCCTGACGTGCGCCCCTTCGCCATCGCGGCGGTGATGATCGTGTTCGTCGGCGGCGTCGAAGTGATTTCGATGCTGATCGGTTTCTCGATCAGCGAATCCATCGGAAGTGCTTTCAATTTCGACGGCCATTTCAATGGTCACGGCGACCATGGGCTGCTCAATGCCATCTCGTGGATCAATGCCGGCGGCGTGCCGCTCCTGATCTTCGTCCTGCTGGTACTCGGCATGTTTTCCATTGCGGGCTTCCTGATCCAGGACATCGCCCGCGCCCTTGGTGGCCCGCTGCCGACAATCGTCGCCGCGCCCGCTGCACTCGTGGTCGCGTTGCCGTTCGTGCGCGCCTCGAGCCGGCTTGTCGCCAAAATCATCCCGCGCGACGAGAGTTATGCCGTCGATCTTGGCGACCTGGTCGGCCGCGTCGGCGAAGTGGTGATTGGCCCGCTTGACCAGGGACTTCCGGGACGCGTCCGCGTCAAGGACATCTACGGCAACCTGCACTTCGTCGCGGCGTCCGCTGCGCCCGCCTCCCCGCCACTGCCGCAAGGCGCCTCGGTGCTGCTGGTCGATCGCGACGACACGCGGTTTGTCGCGGTCGCCGTTCCCGACGATCTCAAATCTCCTGCCAAATCCCCAGCGAGTTCTCGCAGCATTTCACAGAGCCACTGA
- a CDS encoding flotillin family protein, with product MFDIALPALIGVALIVVLSIVFTTLYRRSTRDEAFVRTGLGGKKVVLDGGAVVLPIFHSLARVNLKTLRLQVERSKKDSLITKDRLRVDIGAEFYVRVRPDAESIALAAQTLGDLTNDAEKLREQVEAKFVDGLRSVAATMEILELQEKRSDFVKHVQTTVESDVKSNGLELESVSLTKLDQTDITFFNPENYFDAEGLTSLKKITEVRKQERNAIIRDNEVAIAQKDLEARQQTLTIERTKKEAELSQERDIANKTASTRAEVAQAQQTAKLTEENARIGTDQQVAQREAAAKQARDTAVIESDLAVNKRKTDASREIQIATQMNEIAIANKSKEQSEAIADAKTAEALAVSAEEKVVTARAIEVADRDRLTAVLAARKEAEKKSTEVIVAAEAEKKASLDRADAIRTLATAEAESNKIKAVGVREIGEAEAAVTTLNNEARNKLGENVINFELAKKRLEVIPTAIAEAVKPIASIKDIRILNTGGLLGGGGSGDGGGLGFGDGLAGQLLKLQALRPMVDEILRQGGYKPGSDPLATLLENATGGGALNGGPADTTAHPVVETEQRS from the coding sequence ATGTTTGATATTGCCCTGCCCGCGCTGATCGGCGTCGCGCTGATTGTCGTCCTCAGCATCGTTTTCACCACGCTGTATCGCCGCTCGACCCGTGACGAAGCCTTTGTCCGCACCGGCCTCGGCGGCAAGAAGGTGGTGCTCGACGGCGGCGCCGTGGTGCTGCCGATCTTTCACTCCCTGGCGCGGGTCAACCTCAAGACGCTGCGGCTGCAGGTCGAGCGCAGCAAGAAGGACTCGCTGATTACCAAGGACCGGCTGCGCGTCGACATCGGCGCCGAGTTCTACGTCCGCGTGCGGCCGGATGCGGAGAGCATCGCGCTCGCGGCCCAAACGCTGGGCGACCTCACCAACGATGCCGAGAAGCTGCGCGAGCAGGTCGAGGCCAAATTCGTCGACGGCCTGCGCTCGGTCGCCGCCACCATGGAAATCCTCGAGCTGCAGGAAAAGCGCAGCGATTTCGTCAAGCACGTGCAGACCACGGTGGAATCCGACGTCAAGTCGAACGGACTTGAACTCGAGTCCGTGTCGCTGACCAAGCTGGACCAGACAGACATCACCTTCTTCAACCCCGAGAACTATTTCGACGCCGAAGGCCTCACCAGCCTGAAGAAGATCACCGAGGTGCGCAAGCAGGAGCGCAACGCCATCATCCGCGACAATGAAGTGGCGATCGCGCAAAAGGATCTCGAAGCCCGCCAGCAGACCCTGACCATCGAGCGCACCAAGAAGGAAGCCGAGCTCAGCCAGGAGCGCGACATCGCCAACAAGACGGCCAGCACCCGCGCCGAGGTGGCGCAGGCGCAGCAGACCGCCAAGCTGACGGAAGAAAACGCCCGCATCGGCACCGACCAGCAGGTCGCCCAGCGCGAGGCTGCGGCGAAGCAGGCGCGGGACACCGCGGTGATCGAATCGGATCTCGCCGTCAACAAGCGCAAGACCGACGCCAGCCGCGAAATCCAGATCGCGACCCAGATGAACGAGATCGCGATCGCCAACAAGAGCAAGGAGCAATCCGAGGCAATCGCCGACGCGAAGACCGCCGAAGCGCTCGCGGTCTCGGCGGAGGAAAAAGTGGTGACCGCGCGCGCGATCGAGGTCGCCGACCGCGACCGATTGACCGCTGTGCTCGCTGCCCGCAAGGAGGCCGAGAAGAAGTCGACCGAGGTCATCGTCGCGGCGGAAGCTGAAAAGAAGGCCTCGCTCGATCGCGCCGACGCGATCCGCACACTCGCGACCGCTGAAGCCGAATCCAACAAGATCAAGGCCGTCGGTGTGCGCGAGATCGGCGAAGCCGAAGCCGCTGTCACGACGCTGAACAACGAGGCCCGCAACAAGCTCGGCGAGAACGTCATCAACTTCGAACTGGCCAAGAAACGCCTCGAGGTGATCCCGACCGCGATCGCCGAAGCGGTCAAGCCGATCGCCAGCATCAAGGACATCCGCATTCTGAACACGGGCGGTTTGCTCGGCGGCGGCGGTAGTGGCGATGGCGGCGGCCTCGGCTTCGGCGATGGCCTCGCCGGTCAGTTGCTGAAACTGCAGGCGCTGCGGCCGATGGTCGACGAGATCCTGCGCCAGGGTGGCTACAAGCCTGGATCGGATCCGCTGGCGACGCTACTGGAGAACGCCACCGGCGGGGGCGCGCTGAATGGCGGACCGGCGGACACGACGGCACATCCGGTGGTCGAGACCGAACAGCGGAGCTAG
- a CDS encoding antibiotic biosynthesis monooxygenase, which translates to MIAVIFEVSPADGRKDEYLDHAARLRDELLGMDGFISVERFQSLTDPGKLLSLSFWRDEEAVASWRNRPRHRATQAAGRNGIFSDYRLRIAGVVRDYGMTERREQAPVDSQAAHHG; encoded by the coding sequence ATGATCGCCGTGATCTTCGAAGTCTCGCCGGCCGACGGCCGCAAAGACGAATATCTCGATCATGCCGCGCGGCTGCGCGACGAACTGCTGGGCATGGACGGCTTCATTTCGGTGGAGCGCTTCCAGAGCCTGACCGACCCCGGCAAGTTGCTATCGCTGTCGTTCTGGCGCGACGAAGAGGCCGTCGCCAGCTGGCGCAATCGGCCACGGCATCGCGCGACGCAGGCCGCCGGCCGCAACGGCATCTTCAGCGACTACCGGCTGCGGATCGCCGGCGTTGTCAGGGACTACGGCATGACCGAGCGGCGGGAGCAGGCTCCGGTCGACAGCCAAGCGGCGCATCACGGCTAG
- a CDS encoding PspA/IM30 family protein, producing the protein MVAPYQTAASALRYRLAPDEAARAAIEATFTDYHLMMEVLDAIVSEKNIGSNLVALHAHAYDAIRQRTRLPSRLVTLGLRDRIDYRNAQVARLPLDEKLVNIKTATTLTLGTALGRVSIPFDVAGYAQGWNYNAPACLIQRDGAFEIHFGVTPNLPPEQENVMVPETILSRVGRLISGIAHVAIDKAEDSNKTAVVQQAIREIEEAEQTARADLAQARAGDYRLKARRSEIEKDLADLATKIRTAITETRDDLAEAGIARQLDLEAQLEVLSKALADNDEVIEANVTSLHAVRSALQDAEARLADLKKSEAAAATQAMPAALRQSADSITRTERASRAIARTTGVPAGGVASLQGIDELSALHRDKEIADRLAKLKSQT; encoded by the coding sequence ATGGTTGCTCCTTACCAGACTGCGGCTTCCGCGCTCCGCTACCGCCTCGCCCCCGACGAGGCCGCCCGCGCCGCCATCGAGGCCACGTTCACGGATTACCATCTGATGATGGAGGTCCTCGACGCCATCGTGAGCGAGAAGAACATCGGCTCCAACCTCGTCGCCCTGCATGCGCACGCCTACGACGCCATTCGCCAGCGCACCCGGCTGCCGTCACGCCTGGTGACGCTCGGCCTGCGCGACCGCATCGATTATCGCAACGCGCAGGTCGCGCGGCTGCCGCTCGACGAGAAGCTGGTCAACATCAAGACCGCCACCACGCTGACGCTCGGCACGGCACTCGGGCGCGTCAGCATTCCCTTTGACGTCGCCGGCTACGCGCAGGGCTGGAACTACAACGCGCCCGCCTGCCTGATCCAGCGTGACGGCGCGTTCGAAATCCACTTCGGCGTCACCCCCAACCTCCCTCCAGAACAGGAGAATGTCATGGTTCCCGAAACCATTCTGAGCCGCGTCGGCCGCCTGATTTCCGGCATTGCCCATGTCGCCATCGACAAGGCGGAAGACAGCAACAAGACCGCGGTGGTGCAGCAGGCCATCCGCGAGATCGAGGAGGCGGAGCAGACTGCGCGCGCCGATCTCGCCCAGGCCCGCGCCGGCGATTATCGGCTGAAGGCGCGTCGCAGCGAGATCGAAAAGGATCTCGCCGATCTCGCCACCAAGATCCGCACCGCGATCACCGAGACGCGCGACGATCTCGCGGAAGCCGGCATCGCGCGCCAGCTCGATCTCGAGGCCCAGCTCGAGGTGCTGTCCAAGGCGCTCGCCGACAATGACGAGGTGATCGAAGCCAACGTCACCTCGCTGCATGCGGTTCGCTCCGCCCTGCAGGACGCCGAGGCGCGCCTCGCCGACCTCAAAAAGAGCGAAGCGGCCGCGGCCACGCAGGCGATGCCTGCCGCATTGCGGCAATCGGCCGACAGCATCACCCGAACCGAGCGCGCCAGCCGGGCAATCGCCCGGACCACCGGCGTTCCGGCCGGCGGCGTTGCCTCATTGCAGGGAATCGATGAACTCAGTGCACTGCACCGCGACAAAGAGATAGCGGACCGGCTGGCGAAGCTGAAATCGCAGACATAG
- a CDS encoding helix-turn-helix transcriptional regulator produces the protein MTMLAGERELLNSDFYVKWVRPLGLRDVIGVLVLKSGKRVAWFSVTRSSVQSRFTDEDLLQMSLLSPHICRALLISDAFDLRTIMASRLEQTVDQLSTGIFLTEDDGRISYMNSSAERILKAGGTLKSKNGRLMATESGARDRLAHALAQSVVGKAPRSTGRHAVALPDEEGGGLIANVLPLQWRDGRNPLMPLPGTAAMFVQDPAEAAPPLTQAFATLYGLTAAEERVLEQIVKGQTPQEAADELSIGLATAKTHLLKIFAKTNTGRQVELVHLFERLKSPVRARTK, from the coding sequence ATGACGATGCTGGCGGGCGAGCGTGAGCTGCTCAACAGCGATTTTTATGTGAAATGGGTGAGGCCGCTCGGTTTGCGCGACGTCATCGGCGTGCTGGTCCTGAAATCCGGAAAGCGCGTGGCCTGGTTTTCGGTAACGAGATCCAGCGTGCAGTCTCGTTTTACCGACGAGGACCTGCTGCAGATGTCGCTGCTGTCGCCGCACATTTGCCGGGCGTTGCTGATCTCGGACGCGTTCGATCTGCGCACCATCATGGCCTCGCGCCTCGAACAGACCGTCGATCAGCTCTCGACGGGCATTTTCCTCACCGAAGACGATGGCCGCATCTCCTATATGAACAGTTCCGCCGAGCGCATCCTGAAAGCGGGCGGCACGCTCAAATCAAAGAACGGCCGGCTGATGGCCACGGAGTCTGGAGCGCGGGATCGGCTCGCGCACGCGCTGGCGCAGAGCGTCGTCGGCAAAGCGCCGCGTTCCACGGGTCGGCATGCGGTTGCGTTGCCGGACGAGGAGGGTGGCGGTCTGATCGCCAACGTCCTGCCGCTGCAGTGGCGAGACGGCCGCAACCCGCTGATGCCGCTGCCGGGGACCGCTGCTATGTTCGTCCAGGATCCCGCCGAAGCGGCGCCGCCGCTCACGCAGGCATTTGCCACGCTCTACGGACTGACCGCGGCCGAAGAGCGCGTACTCGAGCAAATCGTGAAGGGGCAAACGCCTCAGGAGGCGGCGGATGAGCTGAGCATCGGCCTGGCGACCGCAAAAACTCACCTGCTGAAAATCTTCGCCAAAACCAACACCGGACGCCAGGTGGAGCTGGTTCACCTCTTCGAGAGATTGAAGTCGCCGGTGCGAGCCAGGACGAAGTGA